From Tiliqua scincoides isolate rTilSci1 chromosome 2, rTilSci1.hap2, whole genome shotgun sequence, the proteins below share one genomic window:
- the TIMP1 gene encoding metalloproteinase inhibitor 1: MDSAKMCGFLATSCVLLLTLLGDPTEACSCAPSHPQTAYCNADVVIRCKFVGNGTRSGLSVQYEIKTTKVYKGSEAMQELRFLHTPAMASVCGYEHKENHQGEEYVIAGMLDNNLVRISACSFIQPWAQLTPEQRRGLSLDYSKGCSCQIVPCYSMPCSVDSNSQCLWTDGIVNQMWNGGSQDKSAACLPKSGNPGLCTWQSLKSEKSGFLRKARLRQ; this comes from the exons atggacTCTGCCAAGATGTGTGGATTCCTGGCAACCAGCTGCGTCCTTCTCCTAACTCTGCTGGGAGATCCAACTGAAGCCTGCTCCTGTGCCCCCAGCCACCCCCAGACTGCATACTGCAATGCTGATGTTG TTATCAGGTGCAAGTTTGTAGGTAACGGCACACGGTCAGGATTGTCGGTGCAGTATGAGATCAAAACCACTAAG GTGTACAAGGGATCTGAAGCAATGCAAGAACTTCGTTTCCTTCATACTCCTGCCATGGCAAGCGTCTGCGGATATGAACACAAGGAAAACCACCAAGGAGAAGAATATGTCATTGCAG GAATGCTAGACAACAATCTTGTCAGGATCTCTGCCTGTTCCTTCATTCAGCCATGGGCTCAGCTGACTCCTGAACAGAGACGAGGCCTAAGTCTGGACTACAGCAAGGGTTGCAGTTGTCAA ATTGTGCCATGCTATTCCATGCCATGCTCCGTTGACTCCAATTCCCAGTGCCTATGGACAGATGGAATTGTAAACCAGATGTGGAATGGTGGCAGCCAGGACAAAAGCGCAGCTTGCCTGCCTAAGTCTGGAAATCCTGGTCTCTGCACTTGGCAATCACTGAAGAGCGAAAAGTCTGGATTCCTTCGCAAGGCTCGTCTGAGGCAGTGA